Proteins co-encoded in one Alcanivorax sp. genomic window:
- a CDS encoding NUDIX hydrolase: protein MGLACLANAGCLIIQNDKVLLLSHRWGDKLGVPGGTLEDGELAQCTAWRETREETGTKL, encoded by the coding sequence CTGGGTCTTGCGTGCCTGGCCAACGCCGGGTGCCTGATTATTCAGAATGACAAGGTGTTGCTGCTCAGCCATCGCTGGGGCGACAAGTTGGGGGTGCCGGGCGGGACGTTGGAAGACGGTGAGCTGGCCCAGTGTACGGCTTGGCGGGAAACCCGGGAAGAAACCGGCACGAAGCTTTGA